One window of the Triticum dicoccoides isolate Atlit2015 ecotype Zavitan chromosome 3B, WEW_v2.0, whole genome shotgun sequence genome contains the following:
- the LOC119280582 gene encoding uncharacterized protein LOC119280582, giving the protein MASTTSGSLPSSPSLPGTGSEQEFFSVDPHGLFLPSSPSPASLFDHDSSFQGFFPTSSPTRATATPPHPTAPSKQTKKRPRASRRPPTTVLTTDTSNFRAMVQEFTGFPAPPFAAGPSPFVRPRLLGGASAYGPPFLVRPCPLKYPQQNPALLSSIGTGTTTGGGANSLMHALALLARSNAMPSTPADVTARGSGAADQYGGHHGHGMGDFNYNPFDDFETETAAAAAEGDKAANGDHAGFFSSLGGAGDKYDRH; this is encoded by the coding sequence ATGGCGTCCACCACCAGTGGCAGCCTCCCATCCTCTCCCTCACTCCCGGGCACCGGCTCCGAACAAGAATTCTTCTCCGTCGACCCCCACGGCCTGTTCCTCCCTTCATCCCCCTCCCCCGCCAGCCTGTTCGACCACGACTCCTCCTTCCAAGGCTTCTTCCCCACATCCTCCCCCACGCGAGCAACAGCGACTCCACCTCACCCTACGGCCCCGTCAAAGCAGACCAAGAAGCGCCCCagagcctcccgccgcccacccaccaccgtgCTCACCACCGACACCTCCAACTTCCGCGCCATGGTACAGGAGTTCACCGGCTTCCCGGCGCCACCATTTGCCGCCGGACCGTCCCCGTTCGTCCGCCCGCGGCTCCTCGGTGGCGCCTCCGCCTACGGGCCCCCCTTCCTGGTACGCCCGTGCCCTCTCAAATACCCGCAGCAAAACCCTGCACTGCTGTCCTCCATCGGCACCGGCACCACCACCGGCGGCGGAGCCAACTCTCTCATGCACGCGCTCGCGCTGTTGGCGAGGAGCAACGCGATGCCAAGTACCCCCGCTGATGTTACGGCGAGAGGATCAGGTGCTGCTGATCAGTACGGCGGCCACCACGGCCACGGCATGGGAGATTTCAACTACAACCCGTTTGACGACTTCGAGACTGAGACTGCGGCAGCGGCAGCGGAAGGCGACAAGGCGGCGAACGGCGACCATGCTGGGTTCTTCTCTTCCTTAGGCGGCGCCGGAGATAAGTACGACCGGCACTAG